In Clostridium sp., one DNA window encodes the following:
- a CDS encoding sulfide/dihydroorotate dehydrogenase-like FAD/NAD-binding protein, giving the protein MYCIDAGSIYCPCHLAETLDCILCSQLSGGHFCQCKNWCGVCIYEKYISNGNRPNNLRKTYSCLIEEKEVIEEDLYSFVIDAPENLVRELIYPGSFVFLRKNGDPIYYDVPLSIMEADKKEKTLKVMIKTAGTKTKSLLRLNKGDYVLVRGPFSNGIMGLSNIYKAKNGVSIVAARGIGIVPSIHVMKELHSNNNRVISIVDTQFKNNFGEKYFKEYSSETIYCDMLEDGKLTENFRSILEKIISENAINIIHCGGPDILTYNILEFADDTIRFSCCNNAKMSCGEGICASCTKHYENDVVKRLCKVQIDPRDLFKDRRLF; this is encoded by the coding sequence ATGTATTGTATTGATGCTGGAAGCATTTATTGCCCATGCCATCTTGCAGAGACACTGGACTGCATATTGTGCTCTCAGCTTTCTGGAGGGCATTTTTGCCAATGCAAGAACTGGTGTGGAGTATGTATATATGAAAAATATATATCCAATGGAAACAGGCCGAACAACTTAAGAAAAACCTACAGCTGTCTTATAGAAGAGAAAGAAGTTATTGAAGAGGATCTTTATTCCTTTGTCATAGATGCACCTGAAAATTTGGTCAGAGAACTTATATATCCTGGAAGTTTTGTATTCTTGAGAAAAAATGGAGATCCAATCTACTATGATGTACCACTGTCCATAATGGAAGCAGACAAGAAGGAGAAGACATTAAAAGTCATGATAAAGACTGCTGGAACCAAAACAAAGAGTCTATTAAGGCTTAACAAAGGCGATTATGTGCTTGTCAGGGGACCATTTTCAAATGGGATAATGGGACTTTCAAATATATACAAGGCAAAAAACGGGGTTTCCATAGTTGCAGCAAGAGGTATAGGCATAGTACCTTCCATTCATGTCATGAAAGAACTGCATTCAAACAACAACAGAGTCATATCCATTGTGGATACACAGTTTAAAAACAATTTTGGAGAAAAGTATTTCAAAGAGTACAGCTCTGAAACTATATACTGCGATATGCTTGAAGATGGAAAGCTAACGGAGAATTTCAGGTCCATATTGGAGAAAATCATATCAGAAAATGCCATAAATATAATTCACTGTGGAGGACCTGATATATTGACCTACAATATTCTTGAATTTGCAGATGATACGATAAGATTTTCATGCTGCAACAATGCCAAAATGAGCTGCGGCGAGGGAATATGTGCAAGTTGTACAAAGCATTATGAAAATGATGTTGTTAAAAGATTGTGCAAGGTTCAAATAGACCCAAGAGATTTATTCAAAGATAGAAGATTGTTTTAA
- the dapD gene encoding 2,3,4,5-tetrahydropyridine-2,6-dicarboxylate N-acetyltransferase produces the protein MEENYDLTNPYEIARYIKESKKSTPVKVYLKGDLSGCDLGNMEDYSGSDFHIIFGESDEIANFLKENEDKIKQFKLEYDRRNSAIPLIDLRNIDARIEPGAIIRDKVKIGKGAVVMMGAVVNIGAEIGDGTMVDMNAVVGARGKLGNNVHLGAGAVVAGVLEPPSKSPCIIGDEVLIGANSVILEGVKIGKGSVIAAGSVVVDDIPENVVAAGSPAKVIKVVDSKTKDKTKLLADLRK, from the coding sequence ATGGAAGAAAATTATGACTTAACAAACCCCTACGAAATTGCAAGATACATAAAAGAATCCAAGAAATCTACTCCGGTTAAGGTATATCTAAAAGGGGACTTGTCTGGATGCGATTTAGGCAATATGGAAGATTACAGCGGATCTGATTTTCATATTATTTTCGGTGAGAGTGATGAAATAGCAAATTTTCTGAAAGAAAACGAGGACAAAATCAAACAGTTCAAGCTGGAGTATGACAGGCGCAATTCTGCCATTCCCCTTATAGACCTAAGAAATATAGATGCGCGAATAGAACCAGGTGCAATAATAAGAGATAAAGTAAAAATAGGAAAAGGTGCCGTAGTAATGATGGGTGCCGTAGTGAATATAGGTGCTGAAATAGGTGATGGTACCATGGTCGATATGAATGCCGTGGTAGGTGCAAGAGGAAAGCTCGGCAATAACGTTCATCTAGGTGCCGGAGCAGTTGTAGCAGGTGTACTGGAACCACCAAGCAAATCTCCGTGCATAATAGGAGATGAAGTGCTGATAGGTGCAAATTCAGTCATACTTGAAGGGGTAAAAATCGGTAAAGGCTCCGTAATCGCAGCAGGCTCCGTAGTAGTGGATGATATACCTGAAAATGTGGTTGCTGCAGGTTCTCCTGCAAAAGTAATAAAGGTTGTAGACAGCAAGACAAAGGACAAGACTAAACTTTTAGCTGATCTTAGAAAATAA